The following proteins are encoded in a genomic region of Penaeus chinensis breed Huanghai No. 1 chromosome 10, ASM1920278v2, whole genome shotgun sequence:
- the LOC125030027 gene encoding calcium-activated chloride channel regulator 4A-like, with protein sequence MFLPSAVTTLAIILLSVGVRPSEGHLELINNGYEDLVVAISPSVNESDAMDITEAIKRTASEASAVLFKATRQRAFFKDVKILLPMTWTSTAYDQIAFNQHYQSSEIRVDVSNAVYGDQPYTDQPGGCGDPGRYIHLTPDYLVSDEEAAWWGPRPKTLVHEWAKLRWGVFAEIGYPNDPTAPPFFWNSSGVNGAENVSPTYCANQELSGELRDALTNASCTYADGLPDANCRFIPNATQEASSSLMGYHHIKNIVEFCDSDSASNFSHDALAPSRHNLMCEGRSAWDVMGLHPDFDGGANPPAPSISPTKFTVLRQEVVKIALVLDYSSPCMGTSQRIQKLQRAVRRWILYEVPDGIHLGIIKFWGSALPIAQLTEITSQSRRNLASQIDTLLTDGTSIGAGLEKAINDVLKNQNNPVILVVSGSPENRYPFISDNLSKVVESGARVVTVALGNEAEIKLQTLASATGGKAFAVSDDDEGGALDEALLGALAYQPEDSLKDVQVKLHGSTRHTENETVTESFTVDASVGRKLEFRLDTDRAVAFSERPHLIRPNGTQINAITADGVLWIVSLPVAEVGLWAWSLTLAASKNCYIHVSVTAKGREPETLPILSRAWLNVGPYGVDIPSNPVIVYAEIKQGNSPVVDARVRATVTQPSEDLDAVELDLLDNGQGADTQAGDGVYSRYYTVYPGAGRYSVEVQVWGDDYTFVNNGSEKTNQQVLKTPTYCCGSVVPSVPQLGVSTGNFSRTASAGSFQVLAALPAGDLFPPSRVTDLQVSAVPLFLDLAWTAPGDDLDAGAVAGYVIRLSENRSDLVGDSFDAGGNETLLMTLEESANMTELFLEAGQKVTLNLTLEHELESNRTYFVGIRAVDDVGLVSAVSNHAVVVSLEYPSPATPPSSPPLPAWAIFLIVSASLVAVGMVAGGAVYARKKRKRTESDSFGPSARTSISYSA encoded by the exons ATGTTCCTCCCAAGCGCTGTGACAACGCTGGCAATCATATTGTTGTCAGTGGGTGTCAGGCCCTCCGAGGGACACCTAGAACTAATCAACAACGGGTATGAGGACCTCGTGGTGGCCATATCTCCTTCAGTAAACGAATCTGATGCGATGGATATTACCGAGGCTATAAAG CGAACCGCTAGTGAGGCTTCAGCCGTCCTGTTCAAGGCAACCCGCCAAAGAGCTTTCTTCAAAGATGTCAAAATCCTCCTGCCGATGACCTGGACCAGCACGGCCTACGATCAGATAGCTTTTAATCAACACTATCAA AGCAGCGAGATTCGAGTGGACGTGAGTAATGCCGTGTATGGTGACCAGCCTTATACCGACCAGCCAGGAGGGTGCGGTGATCCCGGAAGGTACATTCACCTCACTCCCGACTACTTAGTCAGTGACGAAGAAGCTGCTTGGTGGGGCCCTCGTC CCAAGACCCTAGTGCACGAGTGGGCCAAGCTGAGGTGGGGAGTCTTCGCTGAGATCGGTTACCCTAACGACCCGACCGCCCCGCCCTTCTTCTGGAATTCTTCTGGAGTTAACGGCGCAGAGAACGTCAGTCCGACGTACTGCGCAAACCAGGAGTTGTCAGGAGAGCTGAG GGACGCCCTCACCAACGCCTCCTGCACCTACGCCGACGGCCTCCCGGACGCCAACTGCCGCTTCATCCCCAACGCCACTCAGGAAGCCTCGTCCTCTCTCATGGGATATCATCACATAAAGAAT ATCGTGGAATTCTGCGACTCCGACAGCGCTAGCAACTTCTCCCACGATGCCCTGGCGCCGAGCAGACACAACCTGATGTGCGAAGGGCGGTCCGCCTGGGACGTCATGGGCCTCCATCCCGACTTTGACGGGGGGGC GAATCCTCCCGCCCCGTCTATCTCTCCGACGAAGTTCACGGTTTTGCGTCAGGAAGTCGTCAAGATCGCCCTCGTCCTCGACTACTCCTCCCCCTGCATGGGCACCTCGCAGAGGATTCAGAAACTCCAGAGAGCCGTCAGGCGCTGGATCCTCTACGAAGTGCCGGACGGGATCCACCTGGGCATCATTAAGTTCTG GGGGAGTGCACTTCCAATTGCTCAACTGACGGAGATCACGAGCCAGTCTCGAAGGAACCTCGCTAGTCAAATAGACACTCTTCTGACCGATGGGACTAGTATCGGTGCTGGCCTTGAGAAAGCCATTAATgat GTTCTGAAGAATCAAAACAACCCCGTTATTCTTGTGGTTAGCGGAAGTCCTGAAAATAGGTATCCTTTTATTAGCGACAACCTCAGCAAAGTTGTTGAATCCGGAGCCAGAGTTGTAACAGTAGCATTAGG AAACGAAGCCGAGATCAAGCTCCAGACCCTGGCATCGGCTACGGGAGGGAAGGCGTTCGCGGTTTCGGACGACGACGAAGGCGGGGCACTTGACGAGGCGCTGCTGGGGGCGTTGGCGTACCAGCCGGAGGACAGTCTCAAGGACGTTCAAGTGAAG CTACACGGCTCTACTCGCCACACCGAAAACGAAACAGTCACCGAATCCTTCACAGTCGACGCTTCAGTGGGCCGCAAGCTGGAGTTCCGGCTCGACACAGACAGGGCAGTCGCCTTCTCAGAGCGCCCGCACCTGATACGACCCAACGGCACTCAGATCAACGCCATAACCGCTGACGGCGTCCTGTGGATTGTCTCTCTGCCGGTGGCCGAG GTTGGATTGTGGGCTTGGAGTCTTACTTTGGCCGCCTCCAAAAACTGTTACATCCATGTCAGTGTCACGGCCAAGGGAAGGGAACCAGAGACATTACCCATCCTTTCTCGAGCTTGG TTGAACGTAGGGCCGTACGGTGTGGACATCCCAAGCAACCCTGTTATCGTGTACGCGGAAATCAAACAAGGAAACAGCCCCGTCGTTGATGCCAGAGTCAG AGCGACCGTCACGCAGCCAAGTGAAGACCTAGACGCGGTGGAGTTGGACCTTCTCGACAACGGCCAAGGCGCAGACACTCAGGCGGGAGATGGAGTTTATTCGCGATACTACACGGTGTACCCTGGCGCCGGAAGGTACTCCGTCGAGGTCCAG GTGTGGGGCGACGATTACACCTTCGTCAACAATGGGTCTGAAAAGACGAATCAACAAGTTCTCA AAACGCCCACGTACTGCTGCGGGAGTGTCGTGCCTTCAGTCCCTCAGCTTGGAGTCTCGACGGGAAATTTTAGTCGAACCGCATCTGCTGGTTCATTCCAG gtttTAGCTGCCCTTCCTGCAGGTGACCTGTTCCCCCCCTCCCGCGTCACGGACCTGCAGGTCAGCGCCGTGCCCCTCTTCCTCGACCTCGCTTGGACTGCTCCCGGAGACGACCTCGACGCGGGCGCAG TCGCCGGGTACGTGATTCGCCTCAGCGAGAACCGCAGTGACCTCGTGGGCGACAGCTTCGACGCCGGAGGGAACGAGACTCTCCTCATGACGCTGGAGGAGTCGGCGAACATGACGGAGTTGTTCCTCGAAGCCGGTCAGAAGGTGACACTCAACCTCACCCTCGAACACGAACTGGAGAGCAACAGGACTTACTTTGTTGGTATTCGTGCAGTGGACGACGTCGGGTTGGTTAG cGCCGTGTCGAACCACGCGGTCGTAGTGAGCCTCGAATACCCGAGTCCCGCCACGCCCCCTTCGAGCCCGCCCTTGCCGGCGTGGGCCATCTTCCTCATCGTCTCCGCCTCGCTCGTTGCCGTGGGAATGGTGGCTGGAGGCGCCGTCTATGCCcggaagaagagaaaacggaCCGAATCCGACTCTTTTGGTCCGTCTGCTAGAACTAGTATTTCATACTCCGCCTAG